Proteins encoded in a region of the Arvicanthis niloticus isolate mArvNil1 chromosome 16, mArvNil1.pat.X, whole genome shotgun sequence genome:
- the LOC117722055 gene encoding uncharacterized protein LOC117722055 isoform X1 — MGSVTFEDVAVNFTVEEWALLDSSQKELHKDVMEETFRNLAAVGKTQEDQNIDDDHRYSRRTQRNEVVERLLEHSKGSECKEIFKQTPNTIVNKKMSHRTMLCENHVYKDSILISHSSLSVSMPLQTTHKPHEYELHGENLCKFGECEKAFIYPECFLKHEDSATRQRSYVFNPCEKIFKSNDYIQIHVNDETREEICTDKQHYNALAYPDFLQYVEKIHTGKKPYACKQCGKTFSFLSNIRRHERTHTGEKPYRCNICNKAFTCLTNFQEHERTHTGEKPYLCTQCGKSFSFLSNIRRHERTHTGEKPYRCNICGKAFSYLTNFQDHERTHTGEKPYVCTQCGKAFTYYYSFQTHKRCHTGEKPYVCKQCGKAFSYYNSIQTHKRCHTGEKPYACKLCDKAFTTLSSLRYHERIHSGEKPHVCLQCGKGFNSSSTLRIHGRTHTGEKPYKCKKCGKVFSVDSSLRCHERIHSGEKPYVCKQCGKAFTRHTSLRCHERIHCGEKPYICKQCGKGFISSSNFRKHEWTHSGEKLCVCKLCGKPFTGHSSLRRHERIHSGEKPYVCKHCGKGFSSLSGCQRHEQIHTGEKPYVCKNCGKAFTNPSALRNHERIHSGEKPYVCEQCGKGFISFSKFKIHERIHTGEKPYKCKQCGKAFTGHSSLRRHERIHSGEKPFVCKQCGKSFYTLSDCQRHEQIHTGEKPFICKQCGKAFTRSSSLKIHEKTHSRRNP, encoded by the coding sequence aaatgaAGTTGTGGAAAGACTGTTGGAACATAGCAAAGGTAGTGAATGTAAAGAAATCTTCAAACAGACTCCAAACACCATTGtgaacaagaaaatgtctcatagaaCAATGCTTTGTGAAAACCATGTGTACAAGGACAGCATACTCATTAGTCATTCATCTCTTAGTGTATCTATGCCTCTTCAGACTACACACAAACCTCATGAATATGAACTACATGGAGAGAACCTCTGTAAATTTGGAGAATGTGAGAAAGCCTTCATTTATCCAGAATGCTTTCTGAAGCATGAAGACAGTGCCACTAGACAGAGATCCTATGTGTTTAACCCATGTGAGAAAATCTTCAAAAGTAATGATTACATTCAAATACATGTGAATGATGAAACTAGAGAAGAAATATGTACAGATAAGCAGCATTATAATGCCTTGGCTtatcctgatttccttcagtatGTTGAAAAGATCCACACTGGAAAGAAACCCTATGCATGTAAACAATGTGGGaaaaccttttcctttttgagtaACATTAGAAGGCACGAACgaactcacactggagagaaaccttacagatgtaatatatgtaacaaaGCCTTCACTTGTTTAACTAACTTTCAAGAACATGAAAgaactcacactggagagaaaccctatttaTGTACACAATGTGGgaaatccttttcttttctgagtaaCATTCGAAGACATGAACGTACTCATACCGGAGAGAAACCATACAGATGTAATATCTGTGGGAAGGCTTTCAGTTATTTGACAAACTTTCAAGACCATGAAAGAactcatactggagaaaaaccttatgtgtgcacacagtgtgggaaagccttcactTACTACTATTCCTTTCAGACACATAAACGATGTCACACTGGTGAAAAACCCTATGTATGTAAGcaatgtggaaaagccttcaGTTATTACAATTCCATTCAAACACATAAACGTtgtcacactggagagaagccctatgcaTGTAAGCTGTGTGATAAAGCCTTTACTACTCTCAGTTCTCTTCGATATCATGAGAGGATTCACAGTGGTGAGAAGCCCCATGTATGTTTGCAATGTGGGAAAGGTTTCAATTCTTCCAGTACCCTTCGAATACATGGAAGgactcacactggagagaaaccttataaatgtaagaAGTGTGGAAAAGTCTTTAGTGTTGACAGTTCCCTCCGATGCCATGAAAGGATTCACagtggagagaagccctatgtatgtaagcagtgtgggaaagccttcacgCGTCATACCTCCCTCCGATGCCATGAAAGGATTCACTGTGGGGAGAAACCCTATATATGTAAACAATGtgggaaaggttttatttcttcCAGTAACTTTCGAAAACATGAATGGACTCATTCTGGAGAGAAACTCTGTGTATGTAAACTATGTGGTAAGCCCTTCACTGGTCATAGTTCACTCCGACGCCATGAAAGAATTCACAGTGGAGAAAAACCCTATGTATGTAAGCATTGTGGGAAAGGTTTCTCTTCTTTGAGTGGCTGTCAAAGACATGAACAAATTCACACCGGTGAGAAACCCTATGTATGTAAGAATTGTGGGAAAGCCTTTACTAATCCCAGTGCCCTTCGAAATCATGAAAGGATTCACAGTGGTGAAAAGCCCTATGTATGTGAGCAGTGTGGGaagggttttatttcttttagtaagtttaaaatacatgaacggattcacactggagaaaaaccaTATAAGTGTAAgcaatgtgggaaagccttcactGGTCACAGTTCCCTTCGACGTCATGAAAGGATTCACAGTGGAGAGAAACCTTTTGTATGTAAACAGTGTGGGAAATCCTTTTATACTTTAAGTGATTGTCAAAGACATGAACAAATCCACACTGGTGAGAAACCTTTCATTTGCAAGCAATGTGGGAAAGCTTTTACCCGGTCCAGTTCCCTTAAAATACATGAGAAGACTCACAGTAGAAGAAATCCCTAA
- the LOC117722055 gene encoding uncharacterized protein LOC117722055 isoform X2, whose protein sequence is MEETFRNLAAVGKTQEDQNIDDDHRYSRRTQRNEVVERLLEHSKGSECKEIFKQTPNTIVNKKMSHRTMLCENHVYKDSILISHSSLSVSMPLQTTHKPHEYELHGENLCKFGECEKAFIYPECFLKHEDSATRQRSYVFNPCEKIFKSNDYIQIHVNDETREEICTDKQHYNALAYPDFLQYVEKIHTGKKPYACKQCGKTFSFLSNIRRHERTHTGEKPYRCNICNKAFTCLTNFQEHERTHTGEKPYLCTQCGKSFSFLSNIRRHERTHTGEKPYRCNICGKAFSYLTNFQDHERTHTGEKPYVCTQCGKAFTYYYSFQTHKRCHTGEKPYVCKQCGKAFSYYNSIQTHKRCHTGEKPYACKLCDKAFTTLSSLRYHERIHSGEKPHVCLQCGKGFNSSSTLRIHGRTHTGEKPYKCKKCGKVFSVDSSLRCHERIHSGEKPYVCKQCGKAFTRHTSLRCHERIHCGEKPYICKQCGKGFISSSNFRKHEWTHSGEKLCVCKLCGKPFTGHSSLRRHERIHSGEKPYVCKHCGKGFSSLSGCQRHEQIHTGEKPYVCKNCGKAFTNPSALRNHERIHSGEKPYVCEQCGKGFISFSKFKIHERIHTGEKPYKCKQCGKAFTGHSSLRRHERIHSGEKPFVCKQCGKSFYTLSDCQRHEQIHTGEKPFICKQCGKAFTRSSSLKIHEKTHSRRNP, encoded by the coding sequence aaatgaAGTTGTGGAAAGACTGTTGGAACATAGCAAAGGTAGTGAATGTAAAGAAATCTTCAAACAGACTCCAAACACCATTGtgaacaagaaaatgtctcatagaaCAATGCTTTGTGAAAACCATGTGTACAAGGACAGCATACTCATTAGTCATTCATCTCTTAGTGTATCTATGCCTCTTCAGACTACACACAAACCTCATGAATATGAACTACATGGAGAGAACCTCTGTAAATTTGGAGAATGTGAGAAAGCCTTCATTTATCCAGAATGCTTTCTGAAGCATGAAGACAGTGCCACTAGACAGAGATCCTATGTGTTTAACCCATGTGAGAAAATCTTCAAAAGTAATGATTACATTCAAATACATGTGAATGATGAAACTAGAGAAGAAATATGTACAGATAAGCAGCATTATAATGCCTTGGCTtatcctgatttccttcagtatGTTGAAAAGATCCACACTGGAAAGAAACCCTATGCATGTAAACAATGTGGGaaaaccttttcctttttgagtaACATTAGAAGGCACGAACgaactcacactggagagaaaccttacagatgtaatatatgtaacaaaGCCTTCACTTGTTTAACTAACTTTCAAGAACATGAAAgaactcacactggagagaaaccctatttaTGTACACAATGTGGgaaatccttttcttttctgagtaaCATTCGAAGACATGAACGTACTCATACCGGAGAGAAACCATACAGATGTAATATCTGTGGGAAGGCTTTCAGTTATTTGACAAACTTTCAAGACCATGAAAGAactcatactggagaaaaaccttatgtgtgcacacagtgtgggaaagccttcactTACTACTATTCCTTTCAGACACATAAACGATGTCACACTGGTGAAAAACCCTATGTATGTAAGcaatgtggaaaagccttcaGTTATTACAATTCCATTCAAACACATAAACGTtgtcacactggagagaagccctatgcaTGTAAGCTGTGTGATAAAGCCTTTACTACTCTCAGTTCTCTTCGATATCATGAGAGGATTCACAGTGGTGAGAAGCCCCATGTATGTTTGCAATGTGGGAAAGGTTTCAATTCTTCCAGTACCCTTCGAATACATGGAAGgactcacactggagagaaaccttataaatgtaagaAGTGTGGAAAAGTCTTTAGTGTTGACAGTTCCCTCCGATGCCATGAAAGGATTCACagtggagagaagccctatgtatgtaagcagtgtgggaaagccttcacgCGTCATACCTCCCTCCGATGCCATGAAAGGATTCACTGTGGGGAGAAACCCTATATATGTAAACAATGtgggaaaggttttatttcttcCAGTAACTTTCGAAAACATGAATGGACTCATTCTGGAGAGAAACTCTGTGTATGTAAACTATGTGGTAAGCCCTTCACTGGTCATAGTTCACTCCGACGCCATGAAAGAATTCACAGTGGAGAAAAACCCTATGTATGTAAGCATTGTGGGAAAGGTTTCTCTTCTTTGAGTGGCTGTCAAAGACATGAACAAATTCACACCGGTGAGAAACCCTATGTATGTAAGAATTGTGGGAAAGCCTTTACTAATCCCAGTGCCCTTCGAAATCATGAAAGGATTCACAGTGGTGAAAAGCCCTATGTATGTGAGCAGTGTGGGaagggttttatttcttttagtaagtttaaaatacatgaacggattcacactggagaaaaaccaTATAAGTGTAAgcaatgtgggaaagccttcactGGTCACAGTTCCCTTCGACGTCATGAAAGGATTCACAGTGGAGAGAAACCTTTTGTATGTAAACAGTGTGGGAAATCCTTTTATACTTTAAGTGATTGTCAAAGACATGAACAAATCCACACTGGTGAGAAACCTTTCATTTGCAAGCAATGTGGGAAAGCTTTTACCCGGTCCAGTTCCCTTAAAATACATGAGAAGACTCACAGTAGAAGAAATCCCTAA